Proteins encoded within one genomic window of Brassica rapa cultivar Chiifu-401-42 chromosome A09, CAAS_Brap_v3.01, whole genome shotgun sequence:
- the LOC103842388 gene encoding nucleoid-associated protein At2g24020, chloroplastic gives MASTTDFTKSLLSPFSQHGFNSQRGSSRHNKNATWPNQHKPNRSLRVNGLFGGGNNKDNNNTEDGQSKAGGIFGNMQNMYETVKKAQMVVQVEAVRVQKELAAAEFDGYCEGELVKVTLSGNQQPIRTDITEAAMELGSEKLSLLVTEAYKDAHAKSVVAMKERMSDLAQSLGMPPGLSEGMK, from the exons ATGGCTTCGACCACCGATTTCACAAAGTCTTTACTATCTCCCTTCTCCCAACATG GCTTTAATTCCCAGAGAGGAAGTAGCAGACACAACAAGAACGCGACTTGGCCAAATCAGCACAAGCCCAATAGGTCTCTTCGTGTGAACGGGTTGTTCGGAGGTGGAAACAacaaagataataataatactgAGGATGGACAGTCAAAG GCAGGAGGAATCTTTGGTAATATGCAGAATATGTATGAGACTGTCAAGAAAGCTCAAATGGTTGTTCAAGTTGAGGCTGTTCGTGTTCAAAAAGAGTTAGCTGC CGCAGAGTTTGATGGTTATTGTGAAGGCGAGCTTGTCAAG GTTACGTTATCAGGTAACCAGCAACCAATCCGTACTGATATAACAGAGGCAGCAATGGAGTTAGGCTCTGAG AAACTTTCACTGTTGGTCACGGAGGCTTACAAGGACGCACACGCAAAGAGTGTTGTG GCTATGAAAGAAAGAATGAGTGACCTTGCGCAGAGCTTAGGCATGCCACCTGGCCTCAGCGAAGGAATGAAGTAA
- the LOC103842390 gene encoding serine carboxypeptidase-like 22 isoform X1, whose amino-acid sequence MARTHLFLFLLVLSSSRLSSAATTVSSSSSLSREQEEDRIEALPGQPKVGFSQFSGYVTVNESHGRSLFYWLTESSSSPHTKPLLLWLNGGPGCSSIAYGATEEIGPFRINRGSNLYLNSFSWNIEANLLFLESPVGVGFSYTNTSSDFKEFGDERTAQENLIFLIKWMSRFPQYQYRDFYIAGESYAGHYVPQLAKKINEYNKAFNKPTINIKGFMVGNPDMDKNNDKLGTITYWWSHAMISDTNYNLILRNCNFTADSFSKECNSSIYNAAADFGEIDQYSIYTPKCVRMKQMRKAVLARQTTEYDPCTESYADIYYNRPDVQRAMHANQTAIPYKWTACSDPVFNNWNWRLSDNSMLPIYKELMEAGLRIWVYSGDTDSVIPVTATRFSISKLNLPVKTRWYPWYSGNQVGGRTEVYEGLTFVTVRGAGHEVPLFKPQSALILLKYFLAGKELPRSY is encoded by the exons ATGGCAAGAACACATTTGTTCCTTTTCCTACTAGTGCTTTCATCATCACGATTATCATCAGCAGCAACAAcagtatcatcatcatcatcattatcaagAGAGCAAGAGGAGGACAGGATCGAAGCACTTCCAGGGCAACCAAAAGTAGGATTCTCACAGTTTTCGGGTTATGTGACAGTGAACGAGTCACACGGCCGGTCACTCTTTTACTGGCTCACTGAGTCATCTTCTTCCCCTCACACGAAACCACTTCTTCTTTGGCTCAATGGAG GACCGGGATGCTCGTCTATTGCTTATGGAGCTACGGAGGAAATTGGACCATTTCGGATCAACAGAGGTTCAAATCTCTATCTCAACAGTTTTTCTTGGAACATAG AGGCAAACCTTTTGTTTCTGGAATCGCCCGTTGGAGTTGGATTTTCATACACGAACACAAGCTCTGATTTCAAAGAGTTCGGAGACGAACGTACAG CTCAGGAAAACCTGATATTTCTTATTAAATGGATGTCAAGATTTCCTCAGTATCAATATAGAGATTTCTACATTGCTGGTGAAAGCTACgctg GGCATTATGTTCCTCAGCTTGCCAAAAAGATCAATGAGTACAACAAAGCCTTCAATAAACCAACCATCAATATCAAAGGATTCATG GTTGGAAACCCAGACATGGACAAAAACAACGACAAGTTAGGGACCATAACATATTGGTGGTCTCACGCGATGATCTCCGACACAAACTACAACCTCATCCTCAGAAACTGCAATTTCACGGCAGACAGTTTCTCCAAAGAGTGCAACTCTTCAATTTACAATGCTGCGGCAGACTTTGGTGAAATCGATCAGTACAGCATCTACACACCCAAGTGTGTACGGATGAAGCAAATGCGCAAAGCCGTGCTAGCTAGACAGACTACAGAGTATGACCCTTGTACCGAGAGCTACGCTGATATATACTATAACCGCCCTGATGTACAGCGAGCTATGCATGCAAACCAGACAGCCATTCCTTATAAATGGACAGCTTGCAG TGACCCTGTGTTTAACAACTGGAATTGGAGACTGTCTGACAATTCGATGTTGCCGATATACAAAGAACTCATGGAGGCTGGTCTAAGGATATGGGTCTATAG CGGTGATACAGACTCGGTGATTCCAGTAACAGCGACTCGGTTTTCCATCAGCAAACTTAATCTTCCAGTAAAAACTCGTTGGTACCCTTGGTACTCCGGGAACCAG GTAGGAGGAAGAACAGAAGTATATGAGGGGCTTACCTTTGTGACGGTAAGAGGAGCGGGCCACGAGGTGCCATTGTTCAAACCGCAGAGTGCACtgattcttttaaaatatttcttgGCTGGCAAAGAGCTACCAAGATCTTATTAA
- the LOC103842390 gene encoding serine carboxypeptidase-like 22 isoform X2 encodes MARTHLFLFLLVLSSSRLSSAATTVSSSSSLSREQEEDRIEALPGQPKVGFSQFSGYVTVNESHGRSLFYWLTESSSSPHTKPLLLWLNGGPGCSSIAYGATEEIGPFRINRGSNLYLNSFSWNIEANLLFLESPVGVGFSYTNTSSDFKEFGDERTGHYVPQLAKKINEYNKAFNKPTINIKGFMVGNPDMDKNNDKLGTITYWWSHAMISDTNYNLILRNCNFTADSFSKECNSSIYNAAADFGEIDQYSIYTPKCVRMKQMRKAVLARQTTEYDPCTESYADIYYNRPDVQRAMHANQTAIPYKWTACSDPVFNNWNWRLSDNSMLPIYKELMEAGLRIWVYSGDTDSVIPVTATRFSISKLNLPVKTRWYPWYSGNQVGGRTEVYEGLTFVTVRGAGHEVPLFKPQSALILLKYFLAGKELPRSY; translated from the exons ATGGCAAGAACACATTTGTTCCTTTTCCTACTAGTGCTTTCATCATCACGATTATCATCAGCAGCAACAAcagtatcatcatcatcatcattatcaagAGAGCAAGAGGAGGACAGGATCGAAGCACTTCCAGGGCAACCAAAAGTAGGATTCTCACAGTTTTCGGGTTATGTGACAGTGAACGAGTCACACGGCCGGTCACTCTTTTACTGGCTCACTGAGTCATCTTCTTCCCCTCACACGAAACCACTTCTTCTTTGGCTCAATGGAG GACCGGGATGCTCGTCTATTGCTTATGGAGCTACGGAGGAAATTGGACCATTTCGGATCAACAGAGGTTCAAATCTCTATCTCAACAGTTTTTCTTGGAACATAG AGGCAAACCTTTTGTTTCTGGAATCGCCCGTTGGAGTTGGATTTTCATACACGAACACAAGCTCTGATTTCAAAGAGTTCGGAGACGAACGTACAG GGCATTATGTTCCTCAGCTTGCCAAAAAGATCAATGAGTACAACAAAGCCTTCAATAAACCAACCATCAATATCAAAGGATTCATG GTTGGAAACCCAGACATGGACAAAAACAACGACAAGTTAGGGACCATAACATATTGGTGGTCTCACGCGATGATCTCCGACACAAACTACAACCTCATCCTCAGAAACTGCAATTTCACGGCAGACAGTTTCTCCAAAGAGTGCAACTCTTCAATTTACAATGCTGCGGCAGACTTTGGTGAAATCGATCAGTACAGCATCTACACACCCAAGTGTGTACGGATGAAGCAAATGCGCAAAGCCGTGCTAGCTAGACAGACTACAGAGTATGACCCTTGTACCGAGAGCTACGCTGATATATACTATAACCGCCCTGATGTACAGCGAGCTATGCATGCAAACCAGACAGCCATTCCTTATAAATGGACAGCTTGCAG TGACCCTGTGTTTAACAACTGGAATTGGAGACTGTCTGACAATTCGATGTTGCCGATATACAAAGAACTCATGGAGGCTGGTCTAAGGATATGGGTCTATAG CGGTGATACAGACTCGGTGATTCCAGTAACAGCGACTCGGTTTTCCATCAGCAAACTTAATCTTCCAGTAAAAACTCGTTGGTACCCTTGGTACTCCGGGAACCAG GTAGGAGGAAGAACAGAAGTATATGAGGGGCTTACCTTTGTGACGGTAAGAGGAGCGGGCCACGAGGTGCCATTGTTCAAACCGCAGAGTGCACtgattcttttaaaatatttcttgGCTGGCAAAGAGCTACCAAGATCTTATTAA
- the LOC103842391 gene encoding early nodulin-like protein 3, whose amino-acid sequence MASLIPILSLVFLLFAAFYHLGEARNFTVGGSVPGWKVPDPANNTLKNWAAGRRFIVGDTLVFHYDNKTNDSVLEVTEENYKNCITEKPVNEYKGEPAMVTLSVSGPHYFISGAPGNCQKDEKLIVAVQSTQHPPIPKPAAPTVPTPSKSPTTVTAPAPAPSSAVGLVAGSGIFWAIVAIIGFAWA is encoded by the exons ATGGCGTCTTTGATTCCCATTTTGTCTCTAGTATTTCTCTTATTTGCAGCATTCTACCATCTTGGTGAGGCCAGAAACTTCACTGTGGGAGGATCAGTTCCCGGATGGAAGGTTCCAGATCCAGCCAACAACACTCTCAAAAATTGGGCAGCGGGCCGTCGATTCATAGTCGGAGACACTCTCG TGTTTCACTACGATAACAAGACGAACGATTCGGTGTTAGAAGTGACAGAAGAAAACTACAAAAACTGCATCACAGAAAAACCAGTGAATGAATACAAAGGGGAACCCGCCATGGTGACACTTAGTGTCTCAGGTCCACACTACTTCATCAGTGGAGCTCCCGGTAATTGCCAGAAAGATGAGAAGTTGATCGTTGCGGTTCAGTCAACTCAACACCCTCCCATTCCCAAGCCCGCCGCTCCTACAGTACCAACTCCTTCAAAATCACCTACTACCGTGACAGCTCCAGCACCAGCTCCGAGCTCTGCCGTTGGGTTGGTTGCAGGAAGTGGCATCTTCTGGGCCATTGTCGCTATCATTGGCTTCGCTTGGGCTTAA